From the Candidatus Auribacterota bacterium genome, one window contains:
- a CDS encoding ATP-binding cassette domain-containing protein → MMNETAIKLQEMSKKYRVYFEKPALVRSLFPFLFSGKGHHEFWSLRDIDLEIKKGECIGVIGPNGAGKSTLLSILSGITEPTLGSVQIDGKISALLSLGAGFQQELTGRENIYLNAAILGMKRRQVDELFGAIVDYAGIGEFMEAKLSTYSSGMNMRLGFAIAVNVAFDILLIDELLAVGDMAFQQKCFKTMRDFTEDEDRTIIFVSHDVGRIEEICNRAVWLENGRVEEVDSAEVVARKYRERYRHKYEAFELRISRKEKEHKAEITINTEENGRIIPKGIFGTNLDWTIDGTQICDIANKRFNQFLLKILTPYHFSIFRYPGGQSADYFHWEQAVGSSRKNQIEGTSKTEGYPYFGPDELISFLRCMRAEPMLTLNVGSGSIREGLSWVSYMKEKGVSLPYLELGHELYYDEYHNLGRDFYLSPKEYADKSLELAKGLINITPDSKLIFMACKDTGVFTRYSHEDWNRVLLQTCGEYIDYLSVHSATVPILNITEKYELPELETTVSALLAAPYYVEDNLKQTMEDVHHLRRDLAAKIRLAVTEYNAMFTDIPPVVHGTHKIEGYTGDHVEWERNTYLASALLEASLLNLFIKNECVDLACRFSLLSGIYSCLYRYVEGIWIMAPQAYVHMLYNRLAGHKLISHSTKVDCYDSEAVGILPPRSAVPYLDTLSIKTEDGEQVILIVINRHLAKEVTGTIKLQGFNSAELVIKRVTAPQFYSRNTAQVPNAINYYEQSFFAEHVSDDSGRFNIVFPKHSLSFIVFKKKTWL, encoded by the coding sequence ATGATGAATGAAACCGCAATCAAGCTCCAGGAGATGAGCAAAAAGTACAGGGTCTATTTTGAAAAGCCCGCCTTGGTGAGAAGCCTCTTCCCGTTTCTCTTTTCCGGAAAGGGACATCATGAATTCTGGTCCCTGCGGGACATCGACCTGGAGATCAAAAAGGGGGAATGCATCGGCGTCATCGGACCCAATGGCGCGGGAAAATCAACGCTGCTCAGCATACTGTCCGGCATCACGGAACCCACCCTTGGCTCGGTGCAGATTGACGGGAAGATATCAGCGCTCCTATCGCTCGGGGCGGGATTCCAGCAGGAGCTCACGGGGAGAGAAAATATCTATCTCAACGCCGCGATCCTCGGCATGAAGAGAAGGCAGGTGGATGAGCTGTTCGGGGCAATAGTCGATTACGCGGGGATCGGCGAGTTCATGGAGGCCAAGCTCAGCACCTACTCCTCGGGGATGAACATGCGCCTGGGATTCGCCATTGCGGTGAACGTAGCCTTCGACATCCTCCTGATCGATGAGCTGCTCGCCGTCGGCGACATGGCGTTCCAGCAGAAGTGCTTCAAGACCATGAGGGATTTCACGGAGGACGAGGACCGCACGATCATCTTCGTCTCGCACGACGTCGGGCGGATCGAGGAGATATGCAACCGCGCGGTGTGGCTGGAGAATGGCAGGGTGGAGGAGGTGGACTCTGCCGAGGTGGTGGCGAGAAAGTACCGGGAGAGGTACAGGCACAAATATGAGGCGTTCGAGCTCAGGATATCAAGGAAAGAGAAAGAGCACAAGGCAGAAATAACTATTAATACAGAAGAAAATGGGAGAATAATACCCAAGGGTATTTTTGGAACTAATCTCGACTGGACTATTGATGGTACTCAGATTTGCGACATAGCGAATAAGAGGTTCAATCAGTTCCTCTTAAAAATTCTCACGCCGTATCATTTTAGCATCTTCAGATATCCAGGAGGGCAGAGTGCAGATTATTTTCATTGGGAGCAGGCGGTAGGCAGCTCGCGAAAAAATCAGATAGAGGGGACCAGTAAAACCGAGGGATACCCGTATTTTGGACCTGATGAGTTGATAAGCTTCCTTCGCTGCATGCGAGCAGAACCGATGCTTACCCTTAACGTGGGGAGCGGATCAATTAGAGAGGGCCTTTCTTGGGTAAGCTATATGAAGGAGAAGGGAGTCAGCTTGCCTTATTTGGAACTCGGGCATGAACTCTATTATGATGAATACCACAATCTCGGCAGGGATTTTTATCTTAGCCCGAAGGAATACGCTGATAAAAGTTTGGAACTTGCCAAGGGATTAATAAATATTACGCCAGATTCCAAACTGATTTTCATGGCGTGCAAAGACACCGGTGTTTTTACAAGATACAGCCACGAAGATTGGAACAGGGTTCTCCTGCAGACATGCGGGGAATACATAGACTATTTATCAGTTCATAGCGCAACCGTGCCCATTTTGAACATAACCGAGAAGTACGAACTCCCAGAATTAGAAACCACTGTGAGCGCTCTTCTTGCTGCTCCGTATTATGTTGAGGATAATCTGAAACAGACTATGGAGGATGTTCATCATCTTAGAAGAGATCTGGCTGCAAAGATAAGGCTTGCAGTGACTGAGTACAATGCTATGTTCACCGATATTCCCCCCGTTGTTCATGGGACTCATAAAATCGAAGGATACACTGGCGACCATGTGGAGTGGGAACGCAACACGTATCTAGCGAGTGCTCTTCTAGAGGCATCCCTTCTTAACCTTTTTATTAAAAACGAGTGCGTGGATTTAGCGTGCCGGTTCTCTTTACTGAGCGGGATTTACTCATGCCTTTATAGATATGTTGAAGGCATATGGATTATGGCTCCTCAGGCATATGTGCACATGCTCTATAATCGCCTGGCTGGCCATAAGCTGATCAGCCATTCTACTAAAGTTGATTGCTATGATTCAGAAGCTGTCGGAATCCTTCCTCCTAGGAGCGCTGTCCCCTATTTGGATACTTTATCTATTAAAACAGAAGATGGAGAGCAAGTTATTCTAATAGTGATCAACCGCCATCTGGCAAAGGAAGTGACAGGAACTATTAAACTACAAGGATTTAATAGTGCCGAGCTGGTCATAAAAAGGGTCACCGCCCCGCAATTCTACTCCCGAAATACTGCACAGGTGCCCAATGCTATAAATTACTATGAGCAGTCATTCTTTGCTGAACATGTCTCGGACGACAGCGGCAGGTTCAACATAGTTTTCCCCAAACATTCCCTATCGTTTATTGTTTTTAAGAAAAAGACCTGGCTATAA
- a CDS encoding radical SAM protein, translating to MMSTRVILIHPPFPANERHKRVLPLGLAYLASYLKQARPHVAISIVDAHALDLSCDAAVDRIGALVEKGAHTILGIGYWTLQAPFAYELCSRVKKKWTSITIVHGGAHASVMPEESLRFADCVVLHEGEITFAEFVAAIEGGESPAEIRGCAWKNGEITVINPPRDFIDDLDSLPFPAWEMLEMDLYDTPMHVTGGKRVPVIGSRGCPYNCIYCASPFMWKRRLRWRSPANVLDEIEEIIRRYHIAQIHFWDDNLMLERSYIEGLCEGISRRGMAVRWTGLTRPSHVVKNADLMPLLKRSGCIGLEIGIESANPETFAEIGKNEDLGQIIEVAALHKKNGMYPMFTYMAFNPGETIYGYWKQARFIDTMLAGLPPAKHFQPTPFPVYIGQFCTPHVGTELFRQAPQKGVVLNGGWEDRYHHQINFVPHSLLSDVPLKLKRRLKEAHYRLLNYLIQVAFWSDFNRSRTEEEQRRELGRFRAYATEFYRMCRGRLSVGRIASRLRRRLDLEEPESIRFAALLSYILAQMGLIRSASDDASREMHERHIANEEEIPALLAPPEAMGWRGRLRRWFRGENV from the coding sequence GATGAGCACTCGAGTTATCCTCATCCATCCTCCATTCCCTGCCAACGAGAGGCATAAACGGGTGTTACCCCTTGGCCTTGCTTACCTGGCATCCTATCTCAAACAGGCTAGACCGCACGTTGCCATAAGCATCGTTGATGCGCACGCGCTCGACCTCTCGTGTGACGCCGCCGTGGATAGGATCGGCGCCCTGGTCGAGAAGGGGGCGCACACCATCCTCGGGATCGGCTACTGGACCCTCCAGGCGCCCTTTGCCTATGAGCTCTGCTCGCGCGTGAAGAAAAAGTGGACCTCCATTACCATCGTGCATGGTGGGGCTCACGCAAGCGTCATGCCGGAGGAGTCATTGCGCTTTGCGGATTGCGTCGTCCTGCACGAGGGGGAGATCACTTTCGCCGAGTTTGTGGCAGCGATCGAGGGAGGGGAAAGCCCGGCCGAGATCAGGGGATGCGCGTGGAAGAACGGCGAGATTACAGTCATCAATCCGCCACGCGATTTTATCGATGACCTCGATTCCCTGCCGTTCCCCGCATGGGAGATGCTGGAGATGGATCTCTACGACACCCCCATGCACGTCACGGGGGGCAAACGCGTCCCGGTCATAGGTTCCAGGGGCTGCCCGTATAACTGCATCTACTGCGCCTCGCCGTTCATGTGGAAGAGGCGGCTCCGCTGGCGGAGCCCGGCGAATGTGCTCGATGAGATAGAGGAGATTATCAGGCGCTACCACATTGCCCAGATTCACTTCTGGGACGACAACCTTATGCTGGAGCGCTCATATATCGAGGGACTGTGCGAGGGAATATCCAGACGCGGCATGGCGGTGCGATGGACTGGGCTCACGCGGCCCTCTCATGTGGTGAAAAACGCCGATTTGATGCCGCTGCTCAAGCGGTCGGGCTGCATCGGCCTTGAGATCGGCATCGAGAGCGCCAACCCGGAGACATTCGCTGAGATCGGCAAGAACGAGGACCTCGGGCAGATCATTGAGGTGGCCGCCCTGCACAAGAAAAACGGTATGTACCCGATGTTCACCTACATGGCGTTCAATCCGGGCGAGACCATCTACGGGTACTGGAAACAGGCGCGATTTATTGATACAATGCTTGCAGGCCTTCCCCCGGCGAAGCATTTTCAGCCGACACCCTTCCCTGTCTACATAGGCCAGTTCTGCACCCCGCACGTCGGGACGGAGCTCTTCCGGCAGGCGCCGCAGAAGGGTGTGGTGCTGAATGGCGGGTGGGAGGATCGGTATCATCACCAGATCAATTTTGTGCCGCACAGCCTGCTGAGTGATGTGCCGTTGAAGCTGAAGAGGAGACTCAAGGAGGCGCACTACCGGCTGCTCAATTATCTTATCCAGGTAGCCTTCTGGTCGGACTTCAACCGCTCCCGCACTGAGGAGGAGCAGCGGCGCGAGCTCGGGCGATTCAGGGCATACGCTACAGAATTTTACAGAATGTGCCGCGGACGCCTCTCCGTCGGTAGGATAGCGAGCAGATTGAGGCGGAGACTCGACCTGGAGGAGCCGGAGAGCATACGCTTTGCGGCATTGCTATCATATATCCTCGCACAGATGGGCTTGATCCGATCCGCATCGGACGACGCGAGCAGGGAGATGCACGAGAGGCATATCGCGAATGAGGAGGAGATACCGGCTCTGCTCGCGCCGCCGGAGGCAATGGGATGGCGTGGCAGGCTGCGGCGGTGGTTCCGTGGTGAGAATGTATGA
- a CDS encoding ABC transporter permease: MKLFRRLRRVFADYGELIANLAVKNLKVQYKHAALGFLWSLFMPLALMLVFWFIFGFLFNRGVGPLFLICALFPWTFIQMSISSATTSIVDSRDIIRKVYFPREIIPFSIVASNCFNFVIALLLIVIGVVVKRIWAGETGMITISYLSLPLLLGLTVMLAAGVGLLTSCGQVYFRDVRYLVEIGLLIWFYLSPVFYPIAIVKQYSNTVFLIYMLNPVAALITLYRGVFQIGDPYSAYISPSYLIGTTTAVILIIFIVGYRLFIWKEREFVDLV; encoded by the coding sequence ATGAAACTTTTCAGGCGGTTGAGACGCGTTTTTGCCGATTACGGCGAGCTGATCGCGAACCTCGCGGTCAAGAATCTCAAGGTGCAGTATAAACATGCGGCGTTGGGATTCCTCTGGTCGCTGTTCATGCCGCTCGCGTTGATGCTCGTGTTCTGGTTCATCTTCGGGTTCTTGTTCAATCGGGGCGTGGGGCCGCTTTTTCTTATCTGCGCGCTCTTCCCCTGGACGTTCATACAGATGAGCATCTCATCGGCGACCACATCGATTGTGGATAGCCGCGACATTATTCGGAAGGTGTATTTCCCGAGGGAGATTATTCCGTTTTCGATCGTCGCCTCGAATTGCTTCAATTTTGTGATCGCGTTGCTCCTCATAGTCATCGGGGTGGTGGTAAAGCGCATCTGGGCGGGGGAGACGGGGATGATTACCATCTCCTACCTCAGCCTGCCGCTCTTGCTGGGCCTCACCGTGATGCTCGCGGCAGGCGTGGGGCTCCTCACCTCGTGCGGGCAGGTTTATTTCAGGGACGTGCGCTATCTCGTCGAGATCGGGTTGCTCATATGGTTTTATTTATCACCCGTCTTCTATCCGATTGCGATAGTGAAACAGTACAGCAATACGGTCTTTCTCATCTACATGTTGAATCCGGTCGCCGCCCTGATCACCCTCTACCGCGGCGTGTTCCAGATCGGCGATCCGTACAGCGCGTATATCTCGCCATCCTATCTAATCGGAACGACCACTGCGGTCATTCTGATCATTTTTATCGTGGGGTACAGGCTGTTTATCTGGAAAGAGCGAGAGTTCGTTGATCTCGTCTGA